The sequence CACACCACGTATCTCATTATTCTTTTATtatgagaagaagaaaaaaaacatatccaAAGAGCATCTGAGAAAACTCAGAAACTCTGCCTAATAGTGGGTTTCTTCCATAGCATGATTTGAGAGAGCTCTTCCTAATAACCTTGTGTTGTTGCAGAGAAAGcaccttttttttattccctTTTTGAACAGGGAAGAGACTCAATAGTGACTCAATAGACCACATTTTTtaaaagcctttaaaaaaatgaattcagaAACTAAAACCTCTGAAACGATCCTGGCTCATGTTTCCACTTCTTTTAAAATAAACCCCAAACTTACTGTGTTAAACATTAGAATTAAGTATGTTTTGCTATGACAAGACTTCTGATTCTTTTTATATAATTTGGCCGTTTCAGTTAGCGCAATGCTACAttaaggttaaggttagggtctTTCAAggtaaaaaggaaagaaaaaggcttTGCAAACATTAAGTACGCTGTTTAGTTCAAGAAATCACAAGGGATTTTTAACGTCGAACAAATGAAACTTACTTCATATAAAGTACTCATCATGTAATAGTTGTAGAGTAGTGACCGAAATAAACTCTTCCTTACTCCAGCTACTTCCTACTCGTGCTCCTCCTAAGTAACTTGCTCTGCAATTGACAAGAAAACCCAAACGGTGtgcttgaattaaaaaaatacctcATGGATTTAAAGACAACTCAAGCATTGTGTGATTATGTTTCAATATTTTTGACATGATCACAAAGACAGACAAAAGAGTTATTTGTGATTACAATGCTGGTGGTGGTATAacaatattttattttcaagttcTCAAAACTTTCCGCCCAAGCAGCTCATTAGTCGTCAGATTCAGATTTCACTGGCTGACTTCATATAAATCACACGATAACGTAGAAAGTTTTATTCATATTATACAAATAATGTAGCTTGAACGGTTTTACAGTAGATTCATGTAAACTCTTACCTTTTGGAAATAAGCTAAAACATTTGCTCATTTGTTTCTTCAAAAACTAAATTTCAGTTAAGATAAGAGaatattttgtgtgtgtaaaaTTTCATATTTCGGACACATGACACCCTGGAACTACCCTACATCAGGAACTACACGATTGAGATTTTGCTGCTATTGACCCAAGAGCTGTTTTTGTTGTCGTTTCTGTCGTCGTTCTGTTGTGCTGCTTCCACTTTCCACCTGCGAACGGGCAGCTGGCTGCTCTGTTGTAACAACAGTGGGAGCTTCCAGACAGCCTCGTAACAGCTTGGCTTGTTAGTGGGAGATTTAGCACTTAAACTTTGGAGGTCTGGAAGGCTGCTAATGTCCTGGAAGGGTGACTGACACAGTGAAGGAAATCATTATGTCGACCAGCCTGCCAGCCTCGGCAGGTCATGTCTCGGTCCAGATTGGTAACTGGACCAAAGTtgattttttattctatttttcttttgtcatgatCCTCTTGGCCAAGCTGGACATTGTGGTTAATGATTCAGTGTGTAAGTATATACTTAAAGCTGTTGTTCATTCTAACATTTTCCATCCAAATTTTTATTTTACTACTTTTAATCTAAAGTTTTAATCAGCGAAAAAAATGTGAATGTGAAAAATGTTTGGTGAACAAGCTCTGTTTACAGTTTGAAGGAAGCAGGAAACATACCTTTCACCCTGCATTATCCATCTGTGCAGGCAAAATGTGACTTAGTCATAAAACTGACATTTTCTTCAATTCCAATTCGTTCTAATGAACacaaaaatctgtattttctTCATGTCATCCAGCATCACCATCACAGTAGGATTTGTGCGTTGCGTGTACACATTTTACATGTTCAGAAGAGGGAATGGGACGCATTCCTCTGTGGAGTTTTTCTTGTGTCCAGCAGGATGACAAAATCGTGTCTGCGGACACAAGAGTCAATAGATCAAGATTGAGAACAGCGACAGCAACAGAACCCATATTTTAGATGATTTCTAAAATCTGCAAAGCATTACTCCACCAGATATTTGTACATGAAAGTTCTGAAGTCAAACACTGAATGActaatggttgttttttttatgttgggcTTATTGTAGCTGACATGTTTACTTTACATacgcaaacacaaacaaatgtgAAGACAAGTGTTCTGCCAGAATCATAAGTAGCTGTAACAAGTTCCAGATGTTAAAATCAGGCCCACTGATGGAGAACAATCAGGCTAAATGAAACATGCCCTTGTACTAGACAGAAACATCCGTCAGTACCTGTGAATCTGTAGAAGGTTGACGTTAACAGCACAGCTTTTGTGGGACTTTAAAGCTGGATCCAATTATGTTTTTAGAGTTTGCAAGGTATATTTGTCTTGGTTTAAAAACTAAACTTAAAAGCGGGCAATTGTGTCCTAAGATGCAAAAAATATTGTTAAATTCTTACAAGTATGAGTccgttttagtttttttttgtgtgtttttagatGCTGAAATCGGTACGGTAAAAAAGATCTCTGTCATTTGCGCTCACTTCTTAATTTACAAAGTGTGAATGTAGATGAAACATCTTAAGTAGCCGGAATCAATATATTCATGAGGGTCCGACATATAACAGTATTTGTAAAATTTCTTGGATGAAGTTAAGAACAGGGGTGTATGCCATCCTTACATCAAACTGCCGGGCAGCCAAGAGAGGCGCTGAACTGAATTTGTATCATTTCTGTGGTGAAATTACAACATGGTTTTATTTCCCtgaggaaaatgaaaaaatgttgagGCGAAGGACATAaagttgttgggttttttttggcttttgaaAGACTAAAAGTTTGAGGATGACACACTAAACTGATAAAAATGAAGGCCGTTTATTGCTGGTTAATTACATATGATGTTTTAAAGTACATCGCCTAATCAGTTTGAAAAGATTGCAGCCCACACTGGATTTGATAATGATTGGCACAGGCTAAACAGCCATGCATATCTTTGTCAGTGTGTTTTCTTCCCGAAGGACAACGAATTAAGGGAGTCACTAGCAAGTACATAAACTTAGGCAACAACAGAGATGCACACAAGACACAGTGTAACAAATCTGAACATGCAGTGCAATCAACACAGTAGCTTCTTTCTTTTCTAGCAACCAGCTTTTATGCTGAGCACTCGTAATTGTGCACAACATTTAATCGTGAATCGTTTTTGGTGCTCATTGGCCACCCACTCTATGGCATCTGCAACAGAGTCGCTGATAATTAAGATGGATTCAACCGCGGCTCTCTTTACCTGTGCACGGCAACGATTTTGCAGATGCTGCGGTTGTGACATGCATTTATAATGGCGAGAGGCAGACATAGATCAATAGTCTGCTGGAATCAAGCTGCTCACGTTTACCGCAGTAAACTATTCTTCAAGGATGCCAGAATCGAGGGAACGGATTCAAACGCATGCCTGTGTGACAGAGGAAGCAAAAAGACGCTTGTTCACCGACTACAGCTATGGTTTTTCCCTCTGCACGTGTTGCAGCATTAGAGATTAAATATGCAAAGACAGGTGTCGGAGACAACTGCCCTTGATGCTTCATACTTCAGAATGACTGTATCACAGAGCCAAACTGAGAATCAATTGGttcattgatatttttgctcCAAAAATGAGTGAGTCAGAACATATAGTCCATAGCACATTTCTAATAGTTCACAGTTTCactttacctgcagaatcttgtgtgtatgtgtgtgtgagcatttgAGGGCATTCTTAAATAAGCTGTCATCAAGCAGGAAGTCACAGGTTTCAGGTCTTCCACAGAAACACATAAATTGCTATACACAGCTGATAGAGGGCACTGAAAATGTCAAATAAGAACTAAACACTGTGTAACTTCAGGACACTGTTTGTTGACATGCTTAATTAAAAAAGGTGACTCAAAAGTCCACTGTTAGCTACGATAAACCCTTGATGAACTCCAATTTTAACACCTTGCTCACATTCTACTTGCTTCATGGTTTTTATTTCACAGTGTGATGTGGTTAGGTTGTATCTAAATTGCACAAGAGTTTTTGCAACATGATAGACTTGGTGCTAATACTCAAATAAATCCTTTCCTGTTTGCCACTACATTTGATTGGTTGATATAAACTAAAGGACTTTGAATAATACTTCTCCCTGCACTGTACCCTttactctttttatttttcatctattttcttttacttttttattgtGCATTTGTGTTTTAATGCAGTTTATGTTTGCTGTAAAGCAGTTTAAATCACACTGTTGTTGAACTGAGCTACAGTATATGATTACATTTACCTTGCCTCACTCAAGACATGGGCAGTCCAAGGCCTCTAATTTAGGCCTTTAAGACCAGGTGCAACATATGCGTGTTTTTCATTGATGATTGCATGCTTTTCCGTGTCAggcttgtaatcttttaaacaaTGGCCTTTTTCCCCCTATTTTATAAATATTACTGAGCATAAGAGCAAGTCAatcatttacaataaaagcCTAAGGTTTAacctcttatttctccattttacattttttagttTCTTCAGGGgctaaaaaataaaagttttttaGAAAATCCTATGGAGCtgttttcaaacaatgcttagGTTTTACAACACTTGGAAAGGGAACCTTGACTCTTAAGGGGTTCAGAGTGCTAAAGTATGTTGATCAAATGTGTATACATATTTGACATTCATGTTTTAGTAATAACAGAGGTGTAATCTGTATTGTTGGTATTAAAGGGATGGATTGATCCCTAAACAGCACAGTGGTTGTGCCTTATCAGCAGGAAAAAGAAAGTCTTTATTAAGCCACTGATGTTCCTCTTTGGTAATTCAAACAGACCAAGTAGAGGAGGTTCAGGGTTAAATCAGTTTGCTGACACAGTAAGAGCTGGTGTCGTGCCATCAGCAGAGTGATAAGAGCACTGTTAGCGTCATGTTCTGCGGTATTAGCTCTCCCTCATACAGGCAGACCATTTTGGCCTTGTGACTACCTCGGAGGCACATCAGCAGCAGATCAATGTCAACCCCACATTCTGCCTCTTTACTTAAACACAGGGCGTTGAAGGAGACTCTGAAAAAGGGCTAATAACAGTGGTCTGCATGAGTTGCTGTTATGCTCTTGAAGAGTTAGTTGGGAATCAAAAAGGTAAACAATATTACAAACAGACTAACTGACTGAAGCAACAGTTGTACAACAATTGTGGCTGGGGAGAGCTATATACACACTACAAACTTAGCTTGTTGATTCTTCAACATGATTATTGACAGCTTCGCATTCACATGGCACTGCCTTATTTGACACATGAAGGACTTGACCCCAATAAGCATGTGATCACATAAAACCAATCTTGGAACGAACAAATCATTTCAACATGACAACAGTCTGTATTGCATGAAAACCCAACTCAAAGAAGGATCAAACTGAATATTTTTCTATCCCTTTTTCTGCCTTGCAGGACGGACAGAGGGCAGCCTTGTGTATGGACTCTGAGAAGGCCAGATGGAAACAGAACAGGCCAAACATGAGACGGAAGAAAGTCTGATGTTAGCACAATTTGGCACATCTCGCAACATCTCTCGCAAACTCCAAAATGGAAACCAGACTTCAGAAGGAGATTCTCTGCAGATCACTGGGGACACAAACTGGATCACAAGCCCTGCACATTACAAGCCGGGCACAGGTGTCAACTGCATGAAGAGGCATAGGGACAACTGCAATATCCCTGCATCAGAAGAAGGGTTATTCGATCAAGGATCCTACAAAATGAATGGAGATTTGATGAATGGAGAGCTCAAACATGCACTCACTGAGCAGTCCTTGGTCCCCCAGCCCAAGAAAATGAAAGTAGACGTGGAAATAAAAGGAAATGATGACACCAGTTCTAATTTGGTGGACAACTTTCCTGAGTTGAGAAAGGCAACAGAATTTGAATGCAGTTCCCCACAAACAGAGATTAGTTTTGAAAAAAGGAACTGTAATTTTCCAAATGGAGATATTTTTTGCCTACCACGAAATAAACAAGTTTCAAATGGTGCTGTATCACCCTCCTCAACCATAGAAGGCACTCCAGGTGATTTGTTAGAAAAAACTTTGTCTCAGTACTATCCTGAGCAGGTGTCAATTGCACCACAAACATCAGGGTCACAGTTGGATACTGTCAATGATTCACTGGCCAATCAGCTGTCCAATGAAGGTGCTCAACCCCATGTTCTAACCTCAGGATTGCCCAATTCGGCACATATGTCCAACTCACAGCAACAGCAGGCTGGGGCATCTGGAAATGCTGAAGGCATCAACCGTTACAACTCTGTCAACTATCTAGTAAATGGATATTCCAACAATTTTGGAGCAgaccaacagcagcaacaacagcatcATCAGACACGGCCACCATCTTACTCTGGCCAGGAGCTTGCTGTGGAGCAGCACTCAGGCATGATCCTGCCTAAAAATAATGCCAACAGTTCACAACAACTTCCAAATGGTGCAGAGTGCTTTCCAAATGACACAAATCCTCAAGGTATATATACAAAAGCCCAGCAGGATTTTAACCACTGCTCATTTTTGAAGCACAGTAATCCCCTACAGGCAGCAGAGGCAGCTGGATTTAGCTCCTTCCCCCACGTTGGAATACAGGAGATAGAGCAAAGTGAAAGACCTAGATCTGGTCAACTTCCTCAGCCTGGCACTGATGGTTCCCTTCAGTATGGGATTCAAACTCAAAACTTTCAAGAAAACGCAGAGAAACAACACCAAGCTAATGGTACTGGACACATGGGGCCTGATCTACAACAGCCACAACACACTGGGTCAGAAAATGGTATGGAGAATACATCTCAGCAGAGAGCAAACATATCATGTTCAACTCCCAGCCAGAGAGGTTGGAGAGATTCAAACCGTTCGCATTCCCATCAGCAACCAACAAGTTGCCCATCATCTCAGGTACAAGAGCAAGACGTGTGGAGAGGCTTTCCTGCTAAGCCTCAGCCAGAACAGCAGACAGCAAGCCCCCAGGTTCATGGCCAGATACTGGAGCCAAACCCAGTGCAAAGATTCCAGACACAGGGAGTTTTCATAGATAGCAGCCAAGAGTCTAACGGCTTCCAGCAAAAACAGCAGGACTGCCTACCAGCCCAAATGCAATGTGCTTCAGTCCAGCACAACACTGCCCCTGAGTGGCAGCAGTCAAATCCTAAAGCTTCTCCAATGCAGCAATCTTTCCCCCAGAAAATGTCTGAACAACAAAATTTCCCTCAAAACCAGAAAGCAGATAACCGCTACCACTCCAATATAGAATCAGAGCACTTATGTAAGGATACTGACCTGCAGCACATGCTGTCAACTGGGTTTGTGACAAgacagcaacagcaacaacaacaacaatgtcAGCTTCAACGTCCACTGtcccatccacaacaatttGAAGGGCAGCAACTAAAGTCTCCAAATTACAGGCCTCACAGTCAACCTTCACCAGGTCTGCACAACCCTCAATCCAGCCAGCCTCTCAGAAACAATTCAGTTCAATCTAACCTAGACATCCAGCACAGTGACCATGCAACACACACCAACAATAACACAACAGAGATgcaacaaccacaacaacatcaaagacagtATCCTCCGTACTCAGGCAGCAGAAACCTCAAGCAATTTCAATCACCGCAGCCTAACAACCACTGCCACAAGCCCAACCAAGTGGACTTTCCCCAGACCTCTACACAGTCACAACCTCACTTACCACAAGGTGCGTTAAACCAGCAGGTGACAACAGACATGGATCCCAAAGCTCAACAGCAGCTGAATACTTCATGCACTCAGTTCCAAAGGGGACCTCGACTACCTCTGGGACCTGTGGGTCCCCATGTAGACTTTCAGAGGCATGCAGCTCTGCGTATGCACCTGCTACAAAGGCAGGAACGACAGGGCCCGCCTCATCCCCCTCACAGCTCTAGTGACCCCAAACAAATCCTGAGAGCTGTGAAAATGGAAAATGAgcccagatttgagctgtctgcgtttcagcagcaggagcagctgtcACAAATGCGAGAAGCAGGCATGGGTGGAATTCAAGTCAAGCAAGAAAATCAACAATCCCTGTGTGatcaaaacaaaaagcagagaaGCATCCTGGCCTCCATGGAACAAAGTCTGAGGCAGTACCAGCTTCCATCTGTGTTTGACAAGAAATCCCTTGTCATCAATTCACAGAATAAAGTCAAGCTGGAATCTTCAGGGCCAGTTACAATCTTGTCAACCAACACTGACATGAGTGGAGTGGAATCATCAGCAGCTGCCTCATCTGCTGTAGGTCCGAAAAGAACACTTGATTATACCCCTAAAAAGGAACAACTCCTCCAAAGTTTTGTAGAATCTCCTATGAAGCTTTTGGACACCCCTATAAGAAATCTCTTGGATACCCCCATGAAAACTCAATATGACATTGCATCCTGCCACTGTGTTGGTGAGTCTCACAATGTTAGTGGTGAAAAATGACTGATTGGTTAGAGTGTGATTATTAACACATTTTGTTTTACTGAATATAGACCAAATCATCGAGAAGGATGAGGGCCCATATTACACTCATTTGGGTTCAGCCCCCAGTGTTCCTGGCATACGGGAGATGATGGAGCAAAGGTAAAACAAAATTCTTAAGTGCAATTACTATAAATATGGACAGTGTTCATGCTTTGTGTCCTTTTTCATgctttttttaatgcctttatTGTGCTTTGAAGGTCTGGCTTAACTGGCCGTGCCATTAGGATTGAGAAAGTAATTTATACCGGCAAGGAAGGGAAAAGCACACAAGGGTGCCCCATAGCCAAATGGGTATGAGCCATTTTTTGTCTATATATTTCGATATTAGATAAATCAGCTGTGCTGGAATTTCTTTCTAAGATTTTGGTGCGCATATTTCTATGTCTATCACGTTTCAGGTGATTCGTCGAGGCAGTGTAGAAGAAAAACTACTGGTGCTGGTGCGTGAACGTACTGGTCACAAATGTGATACTGCCTGCATCATTGTTGTATTGCTGGTCTGGGAGGGCATCCAGCCCAGTCTGGCTGACCGCCTCTACCTCGAGCTTAGTGAAACTCTAAAAAAACACGGAGCTCTCACCCAGAGACGCTGTGCTTTCAACGAAGAGTAAGTATCAGAATTCCAAcacattttacatttcttttgacACATTATCTTAATTGTAACTCTCTGGCAAAATTGTGCATTATGTATTTTTGTATATGTATAACATAACCCACGTCTATGTATATACAATTATTGGTTTTGCTTTGTATTAAGATTTGTTATTCCTGATCATTGCTTCTTGTCTTCACATCAAGTTCAGTTCCTTATTCAGTCTGCAGTCATCAATTTATTGTACACAGAACTACCTGAGGAAGAGCCAAACATCTGAACTAAGTGTGTTTTCAGGAGGACCTGTGCATGCCAGGGATTAAATCCTGAAGCCTGCGGAGCATCTTTCTCCTTTGGGTGCTCCTGGAGTATGTACTATAATGGCTGCAAATTTGCCCGGAGCAAAATCCCAAGAAAATTCAAGCTACTAGGAGATGATGTAAAAGAGGTATCTTATGTAGAtcaaaaataatgttttcagtgtACATCATGGCTACATTAACATAATGCttgaaaaaatatgttttttcagGAGGAGAGACTTGAGCAAAACTTTCAAAGTTTAGCAACCTTACTCGCTCCCTTGTATAAATCTATGGCACCTGAAGCTTATGGAAACCAGGTGAGCATATTTTGACATTACAGATTGCTTGATTTTTCCACATCTTGTAACATCTAAACTATTCATtatcataaaaaataatcaaaatacttaatgtttaaaaaatCTAAACCAAGGATTTTTAGTCACTTATTATCGAACAAGAACTTTGGTTTATGTCAACCaatcatattttatttatgtgtCTGTTATGTCTCTTTTGTTCTTTTGGTTAGAAATATGTGGCTTCAGATCCAacatcaatcttttttttgtgaacgTGTACATACACAGAGTCTGAAAACTTTAGTCATCAACATTGTGACACTGCTTAGCACAAACAATGTACATGAAGAAGTGTCCTTGACGTGAGATTATTGAAAGAGACATGAAGGAATTCTATCACTCAGACACTCTAGGTTATATAAGAGGATCGATAGGATCGACTTATGAGTCATATATCCAGGAACTTTGAATCTATATATATCTTGAAGGAGGTGCAGCACACTTAAGGATTCTGAGAAACAGGCTGCTCTGCTGTTGATGGCACATACACATATATCATGTGCACAAATGAATTTCAACATGTCAAATGGGTATTTAAGGCTGTGAATTTAGACTTTTTAGCTGTAGTATGATATAAGTATGATTTGAACTTGTGGCTTCTGTGCAAATCTGACCAGTAGATATAAGACTGTATCACAAATATGTAACATCATGTACATACAGGTGTTTCTACAGCACAACTGAAAGTACCTACACTAATAGTGACCTTGTTTTGTGTACTTACCTTTACTAATTTTTGAATAGCGTGTTCATGTGTACTTCTTCTTGTACCTGGTCACAGGTGGAGCATGAACATAGAGCACCCGATTGTCGTTTGGGGGTCAAGGACGGTCGGCCTTTCTCTGGGGTTACTGCTTGTATGGACTTCTGCGCCCACGCTCACAGGGACCTCCACAACATGCAGGGTGGCAGCACTGTCGTAAGTCTGATCAg is a genomic window of Odontesthes bonariensis isolate fOdoBon6 chromosome 4, fOdoBon6.hap1, whole genome shotgun sequence containing:
- the tet2 gene encoding methylcytosine dioxygenase TET2 isoform X2 translates to METEQAKHETEESLMLAQFGTSRNISRKLQNGNQTSEGDSLQITGDTNWITSPAHYKPGTGVNCMKRHRDNCNIPASEEGLFDQGSYKMNGDLMNGELKHALTEQSLVPQPKKMKVDVEIKGNDDTSSNLVDNFPELRKATEFECSSPQTEISFEKRNCNFPNGDIFCLPRNKQVSNGAVSPSSTIEGTPGDLLEKTLSQYYPEQVSIAPQTSGSQLDTVNDSLANQLSNEGAQPHVLTSGLPNSAHMSNSQQQQAGASGNAEGINRYNSVNYLVNGYSNNFGADQQQQQQHHQTRPPSYSGQELAVEQHSGMILPKNNANSSQQLPNGAECFPNDTNPQGIYTKAQQDFNHCSFLKHSNPLQAAEAAGFSSFPHVGIQEIEQSERPRSGQLPQPGTDGSLQYGIQTQNFQENAEKQHQANGTGHMGPDLQQPQHTGSENGMENTSQQRANISCSTPSQRGWRDSNRSHSHQQPTSCPSSQVQEQDVWRGFPAKPQPEQQTASPQVHGQILEPNPVQRFQTQGVFIDSSQESNGFQQKQQDCLPAQMQCASVQHNTAPEWQQSNPKASPMQQSFPQKMSEQQNFPQNQKADNRYHSNIESEHLCKDTDLQHMLSTGFVTRQQQQQQQQCQLQRPLSHPQQFEGQQLKSPNYRPHSQPSPGLHNPQSSQPLRNNSVQSNLDIQHSDHATHTNNNTTEMQQPQQHQRQYPPYSGSRNLKQFQSPQPNNHCHKPNQVDFPQTSTQSQPHLPQGALNQQVTTDMDPKAQQQLNTSCTQFQRGPRLPLGPVGPHVDFQRHAALRMHLLQRQERQGPPHPPHSSSDPKQILRAVKMENEPRFELSAFQQQEQLSQMREAGMGGIQVKQENQQSLCDQNKKQRSILASMEQSLRQYQLPSVFDKKSLVINSQNKVKLESSGPVTILSTNTDMSGVESSAAASSAVGPKRTLDYTPKKEQLLQSFVESPMKLLDTPIRNLLDTPMKTQYDIASCHCVDQIIEKDEGPYYTHLGSAPSVPGIREMMEQRSGLTGRAIRIEKVIYTGKEGKSTQGCPIAKWVIRRGSVEEKLLVLVRERTGHKCDTACIIVVLLVWEGIQPSLADRLYLELSETLKKHGALTQRRCAFNEERTCACQGLNPEACGASFSFGCSWSMYYNGCKFARSKIPRKFKLLGDDEERLEQNFQSLATLLAPLYKSMAPEAYGNQVEHEHRAPDCRLGVKDGRPFSGVTACMDFCAHAHRDLHNMQGGSTVVCTLTRQDNREIGKIPEDEQLHVLPLYKASNTDEFGSEEGQQEKIKSGAIQVLSAFRRQIRMLAEPAKSCRQKKLDAKKAAANKNAMLESSNDKAEKVNLAKSKGGTYESTAQSTLLAGPIPSAVGATHQLGHPSHPLGVLPQQQQHHGILPTYTGSTNATFTRFPNHPGSFPSTSKPCNMYSPQPPAPMSPYPSPIHVPNSYMNGSNRPYPGYQCNGGMPRDNYHPYYTSNQKHLDMYRQQRPALYPEQQYGIHQRYEVNYPSRYSEAGLQVNGYNPIRPAQPMRPYGPYGPNRTLDAQFIDPILRASPAHGGIDYTAALNKGNQFGEYPNPYLSQSPNILPQGQDSFHMQIKREMGVPGSSQMLSGQVSGGYLNPETQSGLGLPNGGIMGSTIKQEPGTPQTPGTPQTPTTPQKPEMWSDNEHNFLDPDIGGVAVAPSHGSVLIECAKRELHATTPLKNPDRNHPTRISLVFYQHKNLNEAKHGLALWEAKMAEKAREKEEEAERNGGEGTPSKGSKKGVKREHPESSESAGEPPYKRFIKALMEGSLSCTSNTYVSTTPYAFTKVTGPYSQFV
- the tet2 gene encoding methylcytosine dioxygenase TET2 isoform X1; translation: METEQAKHETEESLMLAQFGTSRNISRKLQNGNQTSEGDSLQITGDTNWITSPAHYKPGTGVNCMKRHRDNCNIPASEEGLFDQGSYKMNGDLMNGELKHALTEQSLVPQPKKMKVDVEIKGNDDTSSNLVDNFPELRKATEFECSSPQTEISFEKRNCNFPNGDIFCLPRNKQVSNGAVSPSSTIEGTPGDLLEKTLSQYYPEQVSIAPQTSGSQLDTVNDSLANQLSNEGAQPHVLTSGLPNSAHMSNSQQQQAGASGNAEGINRYNSVNYLVNGYSNNFGADQQQQQQHHQTRPPSYSGQELAVEQHSGMILPKNNANSSQQLPNGAECFPNDTNPQGIYTKAQQDFNHCSFLKHSNPLQAAEAAGFSSFPHVGIQEIEQSERPRSGQLPQPGTDGSLQYGIQTQNFQENAEKQHQANGTGHMGPDLQQPQHTGSENGMENTSQQRANISCSTPSQRGWRDSNRSHSHQQPTSCPSSQVQEQDVWRGFPAKPQPEQQTASPQVHGQILEPNPVQRFQTQGVFIDSSQESNGFQQKQQDCLPAQMQCASVQHNTAPEWQQSNPKASPMQQSFPQKMSEQQNFPQNQKADNRYHSNIESEHLCKDTDLQHMLSTGFVTRQQQQQQQQCQLQRPLSHPQQFEGQQLKSPNYRPHSQPSPGLHNPQSSQPLRNNSVQSNLDIQHSDHATHTNNNTTEMQQPQQHQRQYPPYSGSRNLKQFQSPQPNNHCHKPNQVDFPQTSTQSQPHLPQGALNQQVTTDMDPKAQQQLNTSCTQFQRGPRLPLGPVGPHVDFQRHAALRMHLLQRQERQGPPHPPHSSSDPKQILRAVKMENEPRFELSAFQQQEQLSQMREAGMGGIQVKQENQQSLCDQNKKQRSILASMEQSLRQYQLPSVFDKKSLVINSQNKVKLESSGPVTILSTNTDMSGVESSAAASSAVGPKRTLDYTPKKEQLLQSFVESPMKLLDTPIRNLLDTPMKTQYDIASCHCVDQIIEKDEGPYYTHLGSAPSVPGIREMMEQRSGLTGRAIRIEKVIYTGKEGKSTQGCPIAKWVIRRGSVEEKLLVLVRERTGHKCDTACIIVVLLVWEGIQPSLADRLYLELSETLKKHGALTQRRCAFNEERTCACQGLNPEACGASFSFGCSWSMYYNGCKFARSKIPRKFKLLGDDVKEEERLEQNFQSLATLLAPLYKSMAPEAYGNQVEHEHRAPDCRLGVKDGRPFSGVTACMDFCAHAHRDLHNMQGGSTVVCTLTRQDNREIGKIPEDEQLHVLPLYKASNTDEFGSEEGQQEKIKSGAIQVLSAFRRQIRMLAEPAKSCRQKKLDAKKAAANKNAMLESSNDKAEKVNLAKSKGGTYESTAQSTLLAGPIPSAVGATHQLGHPSHPLGVLPQQQQHHGILPTYTGSTNATFTRFPNHPGSFPSTSKPCNMYSPQPPAPMSPYPSPIHVPNSYMNGSNRPYPGYQCNGGMPRDNYHPYYTSNQKHLDMYRQQRPALYPEQQYGIHQRYEVNYPSRYSEAGLQVNGYNPIRPAQPMRPYGPYGPNRTLDAQFIDPILRASPAHGGIDYTAALNKGNQFGEYPNPYLSQSPNILPQGQDSFHMQIKREMGVPGSSQMLSGQVSGGYLNPETQSGLGLPNGGIMGSTIKQEPGTPQTPGTPQTPTTPQKPEMWSDNEHNFLDPDIGGVAVAPSHGSVLIECAKRELHATTPLKNPDRNHPTRISLVFYQHKNLNEAKHGLALWEAKMAEKAREKEEEAERNGGEGTPSKGSKKGVKREHPESSESAGEPPYKRFIKALMEGSLSCTSNTYVSTTPYAFTKVTGPYSQFV